Part of the Cellulomonas taurus genome, CGCCGATCCTGCTGCTCGTCATGCGCCTGGCGCAGGGCTTCGCGCTCGGCGGTGAGTGGTCCGGTGCGGCGCTGGTCGCCACCGAGAACGCCCCGGCGGGCAAGCGCGCCTGGTACGGCACCTTCCCGCAGGCGGGTGCGCCGATCGGCTTCATCATCGCCAACACCCTGTTCCTGATCATCAACGGGATCCTCGGCTCGGACTCGCCGGAGTTCCTGAGCTGGGGCTGGCGGATCCCGTTCCTGTTCTCCGCGGTGATGGTGATCGTGGGCCTGTGGGTCCGGCTGAAGCTGGTCGAGTCCGCGTCGTTCAAGGCCGCCGAGAAGACCGGCAAGATCACCAAGCTGCCGCTGGGCACCACGCTGCGGCACCACTGGCGTGCGGTCATCCTCGGCACCTTCATCATGCTGGCGACCTACGTGCTGTTCTACCTGATGACCACGTTCGCGCTGACCTACGGCACCGCGGCCACCGAGACCTCCGACGCCGGGACGCACGGCCTGGGCATCCCCTACGTGCACTTCGTCCTGATGCAGGTCATCGGTGTGATCTTCTTCGGCATCTTCACCCTGCTGTCCGGCCCGCTCGCCGACCAGATCGGTCGCCGCAAGCTGCTGATCTGGGTGACGTCACTCATCGCGGTCTTCGGTCTGACCTTCGACGTGTTCCTGATGGTCCGCGACGACATCGCCTTCACCGGTGCGCTCGCGCAGGCGTTCCTGGTCATCGGCTTCACGTTGATGGGCGCCACCTTCGGCCCGATGGGCGCGATCCTGCCGGAGCTGTTCCCGACCAACGTCCGGTACACCGGCTCCGCGATCGCCTACAACGTCTCCTCGATCCTCGGCGCGGCACTCGCCCCGATCATCGCGCTGGAGCTGTGGAAGATCGCCGATGGTTCCACGTGGATCGTCGGGGTGTACCTGACCGGTGCGGCGGTGCTCACGCTGATCGCGCTGGTGTTGTCGAAGGAGACCAAGGACCAGGACTACTCCCGGGTCTCGCACGACTGAGGTGGCGGGTCAGCTGACCATGCGGTGCAGTGAGCTCGTCACGGTGGCGGTGTCGTGCTGCACATCCCGGGAGCGGCGGGCGAGCGCGCGGACCATCGCCCCGGCGTTGCCGGACAGCTGGAAGTCGGCCTCCCCGAACGTGAGTGCCGTGCGTTCGTAGAGGTTGCGGCACATGGTCAGCGCGTCGTACACCTGCTCGATCTGCTCGTCGCCGAAGATCCACGATTCGATCTGCGGTTGCAGCGACATCACCAGGGACGGCAACTCCTCGACAGCGCGCAGCACCGCCTGAATGCCCTCGATCCCGAGGTCGAATCCACGGGTGCAGGTCATGCGCAGCTCCTCCAGCTGGGTGAGGAACGCGCGCGCGTCGTCGGAGACCAGTGCTGCCAGACCGACGACCGCCTCCGCCTTGGTGGTCACGCCGGTGAATGTGCGGTCGATCAGCTCCAGGGCGAGCCGGATCTGCGTGAGCGGCGGCACGATGCCTCCGGCAAGCGCCGAGGAGAGACCGCCGGCGAGGAGGGTCAGCGCGGTGCTCGCCCCGTCGGTGCGCAGGGTCATCACTGTCTGCGCGATGTGCTGGCTGAACTGCTCGTCCGCGACCTGCACCGTGCCGGCCGGCCATGCGGGCATGGTGGGTGGGAGCGGGTTCTTCAGGCCCCGGCCGGTGACCCCTGCTGCCATCGCCTGATCGACCTGGATCATCCCCACCGCGACCCTGGTGGACATCTCGATGACGGTGCGCCACTTGTCGTCCACGAGCCTCGCGTCGTCGTCGAGGGCGTCGACCTGATCCAGGAGGCCGCTGATGATGTCGTGCGAGGCGCGCAGGAAGACGTCCTGGTAGATCGACCAGGTGGCCTCCGCCGCCGCCCGACTCTGGTACCCGGCGATCACCTGCAGGCCGTCGACGATCGTGTTCACGGCGTCCAGGACCACGGTGGCGATCGCACCCCAGAACGGCCGCAGCGGCAGCGGGACACTGATCCGTCGCAGCGCCGGACGGAGGGTGTCCACGAACTCCTGCACCTGATCCACCGCGCGGCAGGCCCGGGCATACTCTTGCGCGAACCACTCGACGATGGCTTCGTGCACCGCCCGCTCGCGCGCGGCGAGCGTCCCCGCGTACGCGTCCAGCGACAGCGCCGTCTCCCGCAGCTTCGAGCGCGCCACACACCGCACGTCCCGGCGTTCGCTCTCCAGGCCCACCGCCATCAGAATGAGAGTCTCGGTCCGGATGTCGACCGGTTCGCCGAAGGCCCCGGCGCTGACCACGGCGTCGTCGTGGAACAGGGAGAACGGCACCACCATGCTGGCGTCGTACCCGCCCTCGACCCGCTCGCTGCCGATGTGGTTCGGACCGAAGATGTCGTTGACGTACGTCCCGTTGACGGTGCGCGTCTCGCCGATGATCCGATCGCTCAACCCACCGGCGACCACCAGCTGGTGCAGCATGTCGTTGTCGACGATGTAGTTGCGCACGTTGTCGACGTTCCTGCCCGCCACCTCCGCCGGGACCGGCGCCGGATTCACCGTGACCGCCCGGACGTTCGGGTTCTTTGCCGCCACATCCGCCGCGAGACCGCCGCCGAGGGAGTTGCCGCACACGAAGTCGACCCGTGGCTGGCTGGCGACGTAGTTCTCCGCGGCGGTGAACTGCGCGGGGGTCAGCGAGGTGATCAGCACGGCGTTGTTCTGCCAGTCGGTGCTGCCCTGCGAGCCCTGGAAGGCGACGGTGACCTCGTGGCTGGCGGTGTTCTCGAGGGTGAAGGCGTCGAGGCCGGTGACGGTGTCGTGGACGAAGTCGGTGACCTGGTATTTCACGCCGTTGACCTTGACGATCTCCCACCGGTCGAGGACCTGGTAGGCGATCCGGCTAGCGAGGTCCATCAGATCGTCATCGGTGGTGTCACGTTGTGTGCTCATAGCGTGCCACCGTCCCGCCACTCATTGACGTCCCATCCGACGTCCCCGTCGTCCAGGTGGTACGAGATGTCGAACTGACGGTGGAAGCCGTTCTTCTCGCGGAGCACCAAGTTCGTGTGGGTGAAGATGGCCCACCCATTGAAATCGAGAGGAAGCGTTGCATTTTTGACGTCTTCGGCGATGCGAACGGAGACAGACTCCTCGATGTCATGATCAGGATCGGCGAGGACCAAGTGAACGCTGACTTGAAACTTCCGGCCGCCCGCAGCCTGGTCGAAGATCGCCCGCCATTCGGCGTCCGTGCGCTTGGGCTGTTCGAGGTAAGCCGCGTAGAGCGCGTCCTCTGCAGCCGCGTCGGCCTCGGCCTTCTCCCACGGCCCGCTGTTGAAGTTCACCGTGAACACCGGGTCGGCCATCTGGTGCGCGGCGACGTAGCGCTCCGGCAGCACGGTGAACTCCGGGTACGTGGCGAGCAGCGTGTCGCGCAGCTGGTCGAGCTCGGTGCGGTAGGCGATGCGCAGCAGGCTCTGCACGGTGCGCAGCTCGGTCTGCTCGTCCATGTAGACCCTCGCCCCGGCGACCGGTGCCCCGTCGGCGTCGATGGCGATGTCGGCCGCGTCGGCGATGATCGGTTCGTCGACGGTGCGGTAGGTGACGGTGATGGTCTGGGTCGGGTAGGTGGCGTCGAGTTCGATGAGGTCGACCTCGCGTCCGAGTGCCTTCTCGACCTGGGGTTTCACGGCGGCGAAGATCTCGTCCTGGTGTCGGAGGGCGAGTTTCTGCCGGGCGGGGAAGTTGGTCTCGGAGGGTTGGTCGTAGCCGAGCAGCTCCTTCTCGGCGATGGGGATGAGGTCCGGCCCGGTGCTGGTGGTCAGGGTGTCCGGGCGGTGGTTCGGGGGTGTGGGCACGGCGCAGCCTCCGAGCGCGATGGTGGCGAGAAGGGCTGCCATGAGGGCATGCGCGGGTAGGCGGCGAGCGGATGACACGGTTCCCCCTGCTGGCGCGACATGTGAAAGTGTCGCGAAACTAGCAAGGCCGAACGGCGTCAGTGAATTCTGTGGTTTACGCGTTTACAGCGCTTTCGGCGGTTTGGGGGATCAGCCGATTCCTGCCAGCGCCTTGCGCACCCGCTTGTCGCTCACCGGCACCGGCGTCCCCACCTGCTGGGCGAACAGCGACACCCGCAGCTCCTGGATCAGCCACCGCACCTCGTCCAGCGCGGCGAGGTCGGCGGGCACCGGGGTGCGGGAGGTGACCCGGGCGCGGGTCTGGCCGAGCAGCTGCTCCAGGTCGTGCACCTGCCAGGCGAGCTGCTCGTCACGGGACGGGTTGTCGCCGGCCTTGTCCAGTCGCACCGTGGCGGCGCGCAGGTAGCGCGGCAGATGGGGCAGCCGGGTGGCGCCGACCTCGCTGACGAACCCGGGGTGCACCAGGTCGGCGAGCTGGTCTTTGACGTCCTGGACGGTGCCGAGCAGGGCGAGGGACCGGGTGCCGCGGATCGCGGTGTCGAGCTCGCGGGCGGCGGTGAGCACCTGGACCAGGGTGCCGACGAGGGTGTGCACGGTGTCCTCGAGTCGGTCGCGGACGAATGACCGCAGTGCCGCGTAGCTGTCGGCGGTGTGGATCGTCGTGGCCGGTCGCCCGGCGAGGTGGTCGTCCAGCAGGTGGTCGGCGGCGGCGAGCTGGATGTCGGTGACCAGGGCGTCGGTGTTCGGGTATGGGCTGGCGGCGAGTGCCAGTGCCTGCTGCCCGGTCCAGCGGGAGGTGATCCGCCCGGCCGCCAGCCCGATGTCGAGGACCAGGAGCCGTCGCAGGCCACGGCGGTGCGCGGCGGCCTGTTCTCCGGCGTCGGCGAGCACCTGGACCCGGACGCTGCCGGCGGGCTGCTCGACCAGTGCCGGGTAGCCGCGCACGGTGAGGCCCTCGGCCGCCTGGGCCTCGACCCGCTCGGGCAGCGCGCCGTCGGGCAGCCCAGCCGGCCAGGTGGTCAGGTCGGTGTCGGTGACACCGGGGACCACCGGCAGGTTCGCGCTGGGGGCGGTCGGCGTCGTCGGTCGGCGGTTGCCCGGTCGGCCCGATGCGGGCCGCTGATCCGGCGCACCCACCGCATCCGCCATCGCCGAACGCACAGCGCTGCGCACGGCGGTCGACACCGCGTCCTGGGTGCGGGCGGCGAGTCGTCGCTGCAGCACGGCGAGGTCCTTGCCCTCGTCGACCACCCGTCCCCGGTCGTCCTCCACCCGGAAGGTGACGCGCAGGTGGCTGGGCAGCCGGTCGTCGTCGAAGGCGTCCTCGGGCACGACGACGTCCCGCAGCGCCCGCACCGCCTGGCGGAAGCTGGTGCGGAAGGACGGTGCGGCGTCCCCGGCCCGCACGGTGTCCTCCCAGGAGGCGCTGTGCCCGTCGATCCAGGCGACCACGTCCCGGGCGACATCGGGCGCGGGCACCAGCTGCACCCGGACCGGCTTCGGCAGCGCGCGGATCGTCGCGGTGGCGAGCTCCTCGCGCAGGCCGGGCACCAGCCAGTCGAAGCCGTCGGGCTGCGCCCGGGCGAGCGCGACCAGCGGGACGTGCACGGTGATGCCGTCGGCGTCGGCGCCGGGCTGGAACTGGTAGGTCAGCGGCAGCGACAGGTCGCCCTGCGGCCAGCTGGACGGGAAGTCCGACTCGTCGACTCCGGCATCCTCGGCGACCAGGAGCTCCCGGGTGAAGGTCAGCAACTCGGGTCGGTCGCGGCGGGCGGTCTTCCACCACTGGTCGAAGTGCCGCGCGGAGACCACCGAATCCGGGATGCGCTCGTCGTAGAAGTCGAAGAGCGCGTCGTCGTCGATCACCAGACCGCGTCGCCGCGACCGGGCCTCCAGGTCCTCGGCCTCTCGGAGCAGCCGCCGGTTCTCGGCGAAGAACGCGTGGTGGGTGGTCCAGTCGCCCTCGACCAGGGCGTGCCGGATGAACAGCTCGCGGGCCTGCTCCGGGTCGACCTTGCTGAACAGCACGCGCCGACCGGTCACGATCGGGATGCCGTACAGGGTCACCCGCTCCACGGCCATCGCCGCGCCCTGCTTGCTGGACCAGGACGGCTCGGAGTACGACCGCTTGACCAGGTGCGACGCCAGGTCCTCGGCCCACTCCGGTTGGATGCGTGCCACGTCCCGGCCCCACAACCGCGAGGTCTCGACCAGTTCGCCGGCCATCACCCAGGCCG contains:
- a CDS encoding MFS transporter; translation: MSATATSDRPASTPVNSPGRVIAASLVGTTIEFYDFYVYATAAVLVFPKLFFTAADSSTALLLSFATFGAAMVARPIGAIFFGHLGDRNGRKSTLVASLLTMGVATFLIGVLPTYGSVGLLAPILLLVMRLAQGFALGGEWSGAALVATENAPAGKRAWYGTFPQAGAPIGFIIANTLFLIINGILGSDSPEFLSWGWRIPFLFSAVMVIVGLWVRLKLVESASFKAAEKTGKITKLPLGTTLRHHWRAVILGTFIMLATYVLFYLMTTFALTYGTAATETSDAGTHGLGIPYVHFVLMQVIGVIFFGIFTLLSGPLADQIGRRKLLIWVTSLIAVFGLTFDVFLMVRDDIAFTGALAQAFLVIGFTLMGATFGPMGAILPELFPTNVRYTGSAIAYNVSSILGAALAPIIALELWKIADGSTWIVGVYLTGAAVLTLIALVLSKETKDQDYSRVSHD
- a CDS encoding SA1320 family protein, yielding MSTQRDTTDDDLMDLASRIAYQVLDRWEIVKVNGVKYQVTDFVHDTVTGLDAFTLENTASHEVTVAFQGSQGSTDWQNNAVLITSLTPAQFTAAENYVASQPRVDFVCGNSLGGGLAADVAAKNPNVRAVTVNPAPVPAEVAGRNVDNVRNYIVDNDMLHQLVVAGGLSDRIIGETRTVNGTYVNDIFGPNHIGSERVEGGYDASMVVPFSLFHDDAVVSAGAFGEPVDIRTETLILMAVGLESERRDVRCVARSKLRETALSLDAYAGTLAARERAVHEAIVEWFAQEYARACRAVDQVQEFVDTLRPALRRISVPLPLRPFWGAIATVVLDAVNTIVDGLQVIAGYQSRAAAEATWSIYQDVFLRASHDIISGLLDQVDALDDDARLVDDKWRTVIEMSTRVAVGMIQVDQAMAAGVTGRGLKNPLPPTMPAWPAGTVQVADEQFSQHIAQTVMTLRTDGASTALTLLAGGLSSALAGGIVPPLTQIRLALELIDRTFTGVTTKAEAVVGLAALVSDDARAFLTQLEELRMTCTRGFDLGIEGIQAVLRAVEELPSLVMSLQPQIESWIFGDEQIEQVYDALTMCRNLYERTALTFGEADFQLSGNAGAMVRALARRSRDVQHDTATVTSSLHRMVS
- the hrpA gene encoding ATP-dependent RNA helicase HrpA; the encoded protein is MTALADARRAVAVPPIVYPEQLPVSARRSEIADAIRDHQVVIVAGETGSGKTTQLPKIVLELGRGRDGQIGHTQPRRIAARTVAERIADELGTSIGELVGYQVRFTDESSERTLVKVMTDGILLAQIQRDPELRAYDTLIIDEAHERSLNIDFILGYLARLLPRRPDLKLIITSATIDSARFAEHFADASGEPAPVVEVTGRTYPVEVRYRPLSPDDPSDDPDERPTAKGPARPPREDRDLMTGICEAVDELAAEGPGDVLVFLSGEREIRDAEDALRSHLGARATDLRRPDAVELMPLYGRLSAAEQHRVFQAHSTRRVVLATNVAETSLTVPGIRYVVDPGTARISRYSKATKVQRLPIEPISQASANQRSGRCGRVADGIAIRLYSEDDFESRPRFTEPEILRTSLASVILQMVAVGVAAGPEDVAQFPFVDPPDVRAVRDGVQLLTELNALESTARGTRLTDTGRALAQLPMDPRLARMIVEGGRRNVAREVMIIAAALSIQDPRERPVEFRPQADAMHGRFADPSSDFLSYLNLWQYVRDAQRELSSSAFRRLCKAEHLNFLRLREWQDVVTQLKELAKPLGITLAPPRRSDRDADTLTGPASARGDLAKGSLRLDWDGDRIHVALLAGLLSQLGMQEITEVRSTGARKDTRPDRNRPRNEYLGARGARFAIFPGSALAKKPPAWVMAGELVETSRLWGRDVARIQPEWAEDLASHLVKRSYSEPSWSSKQGAAMAVERVTLYGIPIVTGRRVLFSKVDPEQARELFIRHALVEGDWTTHHAFFAENRRLLREAEDLEARSRRRGLVIDDDALFDFYDERIPDSVVSARHFDQWWKTARRDRPELLTFTRELLVAEDAGVDESDFPSSWPQGDLSLPLTYQFQPGADADGITVHVPLVALARAQPDGFDWLVPGLREELATATIRALPKPVRVQLVPAPDVARDVVAWIDGHSASWEDTVRAGDAAPSFRTSFRQAVRALRDVVVPEDAFDDDRLPSHLRVTFRVEDDRGRVVDEGKDLAVLQRRLAARTQDAVSTAVRSAVRSAMADAVGAPDQRPASGRPGNRRPTTPTAPSANLPVVPGVTDTDLTTWPAGLPDGALPERVEAQAAEGLTVRGYPALVEQPAGSVRVQVLADAGEQAAAHRRGLRRLLVLDIGLAAGRITSRWTGQQALALAASPYPNTDALVTDIQLAAADHLLDDHLAGRPATTIHTADSYAALRSFVRDRLEDTVHTLVGTLVQVLTAARELDTAIRGTRSLALLGTVQDVKDQLADLVHPGFVSEVGATRLPHLPRYLRAATVRLDKAGDNPSRDEQLAWQVHDLEQLLGQTRARVTSRTPVPADLAALDEVRWLIQELRVSLFAQQVGTPVPVSDKRVRKALAGIG